One genomic region from Streptomyces sp. Li-HN-5-11 encodes:
- a CDS encoding NADH-quinone oxidoreductase subunit M, translating into MIDINESVMQFLLAFAVVGPLLGALAALLPAPPGLKGRSPEQAVLRHGVIVTGAVLLAAIVLALGFDHAHPSKMQATTDISWIPALHVRIHLGIDGISLPLVVLTALLTFLCALYSYFKPPAGPTPKAFVALLLLLESGTLATFAVLDLLLFFLAFETVLIPMYFLIARWGGEGRRAAAWRFILYTVLGSVVMLLGLLLIGIKAGTFDMVALATDNGRSLTTSVQVIAVLAIGIGLAVKTPMWPLHSWLPDAHTAAPTVGSVLLAGVLLKMGTYGFVRILLPVAPHGFHTFAPCLAAFAVVGIIYGSLACLSLARRGAKGDLKRLIAYSSVGHMGFVLLGIATTTPTGVNGALFANIAHGLITGLLFFLVGGLKDRTGTTDLDALAEETGAALYGKAPRLGGLLAFGAVASLGLPGLAGFWGEMLALFGSFRPAADLSRPAFLTFMAIGAFGTLLTAAYMLVVVRRVCMGAVPQEAPKLADVHTFEFAAWTPLVALTVLAGLWPNALLGLTDPAVQQLLAGGTR; encoded by the coding sequence GTGATCGATATCAACGAGTCCGTGATGCAGTTCCTTCTGGCGTTCGCCGTGGTCGGCCCGCTCCTCGGCGCGCTCGCCGCTCTTCTGCCTGCACCGCCCGGGCTGAAGGGGAGGTCACCCGAACAGGCCGTGCTCCGGCACGGCGTCATCGTCACCGGCGCGGTCCTCCTCGCCGCGATCGTCCTCGCGCTCGGCTTCGACCACGCCCACCCGTCGAAGATGCAGGCCACGACCGACATCAGCTGGATCCCCGCACTCCACGTGCGCATCCACCTCGGCATCGACGGCATCTCCCTCCCCCTCGTCGTCCTGACCGCGCTGCTGACCTTCCTCTGCGCGCTGTACTCCTACTTCAAGCCGCCCGCGGGACCCACCCCGAAGGCCTTCGTCGCTCTGCTGCTCCTCCTCGAGTCCGGCACCCTCGCGACCTTCGCCGTTCTCGATCTGCTGCTGTTCTTCCTCGCGTTCGAGACCGTGCTCATCCCGATGTACTTCCTCATCGCCCGCTGGGGCGGCGAGGGCCGCCGGGCCGCCGCCTGGCGGTTCATCCTCTACACCGTGCTCGGCTCGGTCGTCATGCTGCTCGGCCTGCTCCTGATCGGAATCAAGGCGGGCACGTTCGACATGGTGGCACTCGCCACTGACAACGGCCGGTCGCTGACCACATCCGTGCAGGTCATTGCCGTTTTGGCGATCGGAATCGGGCTCGCTGTGAAGACACCGATGTGGCCCCTGCACAGCTGGCTGCCGGACGCCCACACCGCCGCGCCGACCGTCGGCTCGGTCCTGCTGGCCGGCGTCCTGCTGAAGATGGGCACGTACGGTTTCGTCCGCATCCTGCTGCCGGTTGCCCCCCACGGCTTCCACACCTTCGCGCCCTGCCTCGCCGCCTTCGCCGTGGTCGGCATCATCTACGGATCCCTGGCCTGCCTCTCTCTCGCCAGGCGGGGCGCCAAGGGCGACCTCAAGCGGCTCATCGCCTACTCCTCCGTCGGCCACATGGGCTTCGTCCTGCTCGGCATCGCGACGACCACCCCGACCGGCGTGAACGGGGCGCTGTTCGCCAACATCGCCCACGGCCTCATCACCGGCCTGCTCTTCTTCCTGGTCGGCGGGCTCAAGGACCGCACCGGCACCACCGACCTCGACGCCCTCGCGGAGGAGACGGGCGCCGCCCTGTACGGGAAGGCCCCGCGTCTCGGCGGTCTGCTCGCCTTCGGCGCGGTCGCCTCGCTCGGCCTGCCGGGCCTGGCCGGCTTCTGGGGCGAAATGCTGGCCCTGTTCGGCTCGTTCAGACCGGCCGCCGACCTCAGCCGGCCCGCCTTCCTCACCTTCATGGCCATCGGTGCCTTCGGCACCCTGCTCACGGCCGCGTACATGCTCGTCGTGGTGCGCCGCGTGTGCATGGGCGCGGTACCGCAGGAAGCACCGAAGCTCGCCGACGTACACACTTTCGAGTTCGCCGCCTGGACCCCGCTCGTCGCTCTCACCGTCCTCGCCGGGCTCTGGCCGAACGCCCTGCTCGGACTGACCGACCCCGCCGTGCAGCAGCTCCTCGCAGGAGGCACCCGATGA